The following proteins come from a genomic window of Mycobacterium sp. DL:
- a CDS encoding nitroreductase/quinone reductase family protein: MNASRGRLKLSVSVPMVVLTSVGARSGERREVPLSYFTDRGDVILIASNYGSTRHPAWYHNLRANPRCELYIGTRGGAFTASEVVDGKDRERLFALAVDRLARVFALHDKRSGESRKIPVLRLSPARYNS, encoded by the coding sequence ATGAATGCCAGCCGCGGGCGCCTGAAGCTCAGTGTCTCCGTTCCGATGGTGGTGCTGACGTCCGTCGGCGCCCGCAGTGGCGAACGCCGCGAAGTACCTCTGTCGTACTTCACCGATAGAGGCGATGTCATTCTGATCGCTTCGAACTACGGCAGCACGCGGCATCCAGCTTGGTATCACAACTTGCGTGCCAACCCGCGGTGCGAGTTGTACATCGGGACTCGTGGTGGCGCGTTTACCGCGAGCGAGGTGGTTGATGGGAAAGACCGGGAACGGCTGTTTGCCCTAGCGGTCGACCGTCTCGCCCGGGTGTTCGCTTTGCATGACAAGCGAAGCGGCGAGTCGCGGAAGATTCCTGTTCTGCGGCTGTCCCCCGCACGCTATAACTCCTAG